The Cryptococcus gattii WM276 chromosome D, complete sequence region ACGAACGACGTCATTGTTCCAGTTCCTCATCAGATTAGCTGGTGTCGTTGGTCAGtccttttttcttttatttttttttttttccaaAAACGTGAAAGACTCGGAAAGAACTGATTAAAATCGTATTTGATTTAGGTGGGGTATGGACAGTAGCAGCATTCGCGCTCCGGGTGTTCAACAGGGCAACAATGGAAGTTTCAAAAGCCGTAGTTGGCGAGAAAGAGTACATCCCTTCTTCGCTGCATACACCTTTGCCTGCTATGAAGCGCGAACAGTCTGGGTCGTCTGGTTATTTCACAAATGATTCCCCGTCCACATTAGTGTCAAGAGCAACAAGCTGGGTATCGGGGAATAATAGTCCAAACCCCAATGGGAATGATTTGGGGAACTGGAAGTCAAGATAAAATCTTTGTGCATAGGTAGCTATGTTATGCATAAAAGGAGTATTACACTTTGGCAGCGACCTCGGATGGTGGCTGGGTAGACAGTTGGGAAGCGACGTGCTCGGCAGCAGCGGCACGTCGCTTTTTAAGTACATTTTCGATAAAGAATTCACCAGCctaaaaaaaaaaaagaaaaaaaaacaagaACATCAGTCATTTGACCGTTGGGGAGTAGAGACTGTCTCTCACCTTGTAACTTGATCTAACAAGAGGTCCACTGGCCACATACAAGAATCCCATCCCCTCGGCCACCTCTTTCCATTTCGCAAACTCTTCAGGTTCGACATATCGGTCCACCTTCATGTGTCGTTTTGTTGGTCGCATGTATTGACCAAAAGTGACAACATCAACGTCCGACTCGCGTAATCctattttttttttttttttttttttgagTAATGGTTAGCCAATTCGGTTCCAGTGTTTACAAGTGAGGCGGGACTAACGTCTTAACGTTTCGTGgatttcctcttccatctctccGACACCCAGCATGATACTGCTCTTTGTCAAAATCTCCCTGCCCGCGGCTCGGGCACCCTTCTTGGCCTCTTCCAACACCTTTAAACTCTGGTTGAACCCTGCCCGCCTGTCTCGTACGAATGGTGTACACCTTTCAACAGTCTCAACATTATGCGCAAAGACATCAAGACCAGATGCAGCAACGGTATGGACGACTTCAACGCCCTTTGTAGCGAAATCGGGAGTGAGGGCTTCAACGAGAATGTTGGGTGCTTTTTGCTTGATTTTGGAAATGGTAGAAGCGATATGGGCGGCACCGCCATCAACCAGGTCTATAACGCCCAACAGTCAGTCTCATACATACTCGTACCCCCTAAATCAAAGTTGGTCATATCGAGGGCTGTGACGGACCGACGCACCATCTCGATCAACACTTGTCAACACGATATAGCCAAGTCCCCATCGGCTGATTGCTTCAGCAGTATTCTCGGGCTCATGGACGTCCAGTGGAGGAGGCGCCTTGGACGTCTTGACAGAGCAAAATCGACATCCTCTTGTACATTGATCACCCATCAACTGGTCCGAAAACGATCAATCAGCCCCGCGCACGATCGAATCATGGAAACACGGCGACTTCTCTCACCATAATCGTCGCCGTCGCATTCCCTTTACCGCCACCCCAGCATTCGCCAATGTTGGGACATTTGGCTTCTTCACACACCGTGTGCAATCCTAATCCACGAAGTTCCTTTTTTATACCGCTGTAGGACGCGCCAGTGGCGATCGGATGCTTGAGGAAAGATGGCAAGCGAGGTCTAATTTACAAGCATTTGAGTTCAAAAAAAGATGGCAAAAACGAGGCGGCGGCGGGGGGGCCACACCACAAGCAAAACTTACTGTTTCGTGTTACCCAGAACCACACGCTCATTCTCGGGGGGAACATCGCCTGACAAAAAGTCGTCAAAAGTCAACCCATCGTCGAGCTTTTCGAAACGTCGTTTGGACTTTGCAGGCTGAGCGGCAGGAGGGGTCGGGTTGACGGTAGCAAAGGCCCTGGTTGCAGTGGCAGGCGTGGTGGCGAGGGATCGAATGCGAGCTGCTGAGGGGAGCTTTACCATGGCGGGGGGAATGATTGGAATGAGAAAAGAGAGGCAATGGGAAAGGATAGATAAGCGGGGGGGAGAAACTTGGAAATCATGGTGCAACACGGGTCGGATCCCTAATCAGCCGTTGGAAATCTCGGATCAAGTCACGTGATGACCTGCTAATCACCGGCGTTTGGGCCGAAAAATCCAAAGTTCATATCGATCGTGCCGATAATCTCTAACATCCCTCATCGAAAACGCCCATGACCGAACAACGAATTCATGCTGAAATCTTCTCGCCATTTTTCTTCCCCGTCCCCCAATCGACTAAAAAAACTCCCTATACCCGAATTGATCTAGGATTAATGCTGACCCTTCCCCCGTCATTCTCGGCATTAACGCAAGGTGGCTGGAGTCGAGTATGATAGTCTGCGTGCGACTTGTTGATGTCCGCTACCAAAGTAATGGCGATGCGCCGATGCACTATCGCTGCCCACTGATCCCGGCACTAAATCGGTAGCAGATAGAGTGCCTATACTTATCCATGATACACTTGACCAGATACTTCTCACATAACACAATGCATAACCGGCATCATCGCAGAGATGATGGCCACTACTGTCACTATTGTACTAGATCGCTTTATTGTTACTAGCCTGCTTCTTCCGTTTCCATGCAATTCCAGGTATTCACACAAATGCAGTATTATTGTATACTTGCTACAACGACATCCATCTACAGCTGGTCAACATTCATCACCGAGTCTGCTTGCTTTGTGTTGCCCTCCGCCAGCCACGCATCGATCTTGGCCTTTAACTCCGTGTCGGGAATGCAATCCTCATACTTTAGCCTAGATTGACGTAAGATATCAGTTCCAAATGTCTAGATGCAATTAAGACAGTACATAATACTCACGGTACGTTGTTGAAAGGGTCAACTTCCTTTGAAAGCAAGACAGTTCGAATGGTACCTCTATCAATAGTTACTCTAGATACTGGTAAGATGACAGGGTCTTTCATTACTACATATGAAGAGCGTCAGCAGGAACATGAAACATTGCCGACCACCTTTTGACTTACAGGTCGATAACAATGGATCCAAAAACTCGTCCGGAATCTCCCTCTCATCCTCCATTGATATTGTCGCTTTCATGTCTTCAATTTTTTGCGTAAAGCTGACAACTTCGGCTACCTCTCCTTCAGTCATAATGGCTCTGTGCTTTAAAGTCCTCGCAAACTTCATAAACAAATCCTTTGAATAACTTCTACCATCATTGGCGACTGCACGAATGAATTCAGACTCGACAGAAAGGTTGAGATAGATTTGGGCGATAGCTGCCAAAAGATCCTTGGGCTTGAAGTAATATTTGTCGGGATTGGATACTTTAAGATCCGACATCTTTGGGCCAACAAGAGCTGTAAGATTCTCATCCAAGGACTACGTGATGAATTGTTAGCCATCACATCCTCGCACATCAAACCCAACCAACTTACTGCTGCCAAACGGTCTACAATCTCAGGAGCAACAAATGGTTCTCGTGTGGTTGCCGTAAAGTCTCGAATCAATTTGACATTTGATAAACCCATCTGCGTATGCCAGGGAACACTACCCTCCGCCTGCCTCAACTGACCCTCAAGATCCTCTCTCTCTGACTGGGGCAATGCTTCCCAAGAAGCAGTGTTGGCTTTTTGAGACTCTATTTGTCCAATCTTGGCCAAGCCGGTCAAGGACTCTTCGAGATGGAAAGTAGTATCGCTCATGAGCATGTTGACAAAGCGAATGAACTGATCAAAGTCATCACTgaaaaaagataaaaagTTAGACACCCCAACACTACGAGATACAGCAAGGCTTGGGACATACTGCCTAGACTTGACGAATGCTTCCCGGTGGAGAGGGTTTGTCCACATGGCCTTGAAGATGTGGCCAATGTCACGTCTGTGCGACAAGTCAGTTCAAAATCCATTCATATTGGGCTAAAAGGCTTTGCTAACCTAAAGTTGAACTTGTCTGCATGGACCAGTCAGTTTAAAATGTTTAAACTTGAGCCATATTCACTCACCCCAGAATTGCGTATGACCTCCAGTAATCTCCACATCAATGAAGAAACGGATCAAAGTAGGCATCAAGTGGACTGTGGCTATGCTGAGTATACTAAGTCTGTCAAAGAGAGGACCGTTTCGCCAGTAGCCCATGGGGTATAGGCCATACGAGATGATCTAAGATGCTGTTTAGTCTAGTTTTACAAGACACAGTAAAATATAAACGCACTGTAACAAGTTTAGCCTTGAGGAAAGGGTTATTAACGTAGTTGGGGGACAAGAAAGTGATGGCAAAGGTAATAAAGATGTCCTTGTCCACATCGTCGAGCGCATCGGGATCATACCTGGGGCGTTCGTTCGGTTTATTATCAAGTTTTGTTAAAATGCCACTCACTTGGCGAGGAACTCAAAGTACTCTGCAATGTTTTCGATGAAAAATTCTGGCAACATCCTAAAGGCCATTGGAGCTTCCTTTGGTAATGGTAAAGTAAGAGGCGACGATGGGTACTGATGGTTTGGGTCGACAAGGCGGATAAGCCATGTCATAACAAAGCTGAGGAAGGAGACAACCATTCTGATCGTATCTCGATCCAAGAGCTGTGTGTCATAGGCGTGAATAGAAGCATGAAGAACGGACATGTCACTCTTCAATTTTTTGATTGTTGCCTCGCCTTGTGCCTGTAATACCGGATTCTGGAAAAATTGTCAACCACATGTAAAACCCGCACAACAACAATATGTTCCTTACATTTGCCCAATCGCCTGTGGATGCCTCAATTCTCTTCAGttccttttccatctcaCTCAGGTTCTTTTCAGCTCGAATCCTGGTAGAGATAGTCTTGACTACACCTAGATGGAGATAGCTgttgagaaggaaaaaCAAGTCGGAGATGAAGTTTGGTTTCGTGTCCACTAAGAAAGGAGTTTAAGCCTACAGATTTTGCATTGAAAGGTGTGATAACCTACCATCCATGGCGCTTCCAAAATATGCGTCCGCCTCTTCCTTGGCGCCTCTAATCTTTGTCTCTTCTGAGATGTCGATCCTTTTCGAGGATTTATAATATTCTGGATCAACTTTGTCAATCTTGGAGAATCTGGCGTCCATTACCGGCTCAAACAATTTCAGCAGCACGACCTGAAGGTTGATCATGTAGCCGTCTGACGAGACGGTTCGAGGGTCGACTCGCATTCCCGCACGCTTCTCGTTGAGACGCAAAGCAAGGGTGAAAAAGTCAAGAACACCCTCTCTGGCATCTGGTGATGCACGAACGATGGCATTATAGACGTTGAACAGGGACGACTGTCATCAAAAGGTCAGCAAATCTTCTAGGCGACTTTTGCGACTTTTGTTACGTACATGTAAGCTTCCGAGGGTAAATCGAAGGTTGCTTTTGTTCGCGTCAAtgtcttccttctttctttcgGTGGGGTTAGAAAAATAAGTCTTCCAAATTTCAGGCTGTGTACATGATTATTTTAGACAGAGAATTACATGATCAGAATCGACGCTAGTTGACTCACGAATTCCCTGGGGAAGACATTCAGACGGGTAAGAGGACCTAAAAGAGATTGCCATTCAAGCTTTGGAGCTGTCACATTCGGAGCCAACCAGATAGGTAACGTGGGGAGCTGATAACCGATCAGCCTTAATGATCAGCTTTTAGACATATGCAACTTACAAGTGCGGCTATAGGTTTGACCTGTACCAACAAATTCATAGCACCCAAATATCTCCTCCACTCCGCGCCCATGATATCCGGAGTAGGGGTGATTTTGAACCACTCTTGGAAGAATAGACTGAGCGTCGGCGTGATAACATCCTTTAAAGTATCATTATCAAAACCGGCAGCGAGGTCCTGGAGGAAAGGTAATAGGTCGTTGGGTTGAAGTGGACCAGGTAGCGGCGCTGGAGCCGAAGAGGTAGACACGAGAAGGTCACCGGATGACGGTTGATAAACAGAAAGAAGGAGCGGGAGGAATTCGGCTGCTCCAAGTGGTTTCCTAAGAATCTAGTGTTACTTTCGGCGTCTCGAGTGATCCAAACAAACTCACTCTGCCGGTTGCGGGAACATGGTCGGGTCCTCGATGGTCATACCACAATAAGAAACAACTAGCCCCTTGATCTTATCCACCGATTTGCTCCATTGACTCTTTTCATCCTCGGAAAAGGCATACCGGTTGGCGTCTCTACTAGCTTGGTACAATCTCTTCCAGCACCCAGCAAGGTATTCGAAGACAGTCTCATTCTGAGGTAGCCCAGCAAGAATTGTAAGAACATCGGGGTCATCGGATTGAGCCATAAGTGTGGGATCCATGGAGAGACGGGCAATGAGAAGTCTATCAGCTAGTTCTATGTCGGTTTTGAGCGGAGGAGGATAGTCTATCACATTAGCGCTTGATCAAGGCAGGCACAACTTACTCTCTTCATTGAGCTCCTGTTCTAGGTCTTTGAGCCAACAAAGGAACCAATCAGTTTCCTGAGCCTTTTGCTTCTATGTAAACAGTTAGTTGCGAGCTGATACAGTGCGTAAATGGACCAACGTTTAGAGTAACGGCAAATATTTGGCCAACCTTCTCGGTCTCCCATGCTTTGTATTCCGCCTTGACAAGTGGCTGAATTGGCTTGGTGTGTACAATTCTCGGCCCCACTGGTTCATCCCTGGGAGTACTAGCGGATGATGGTCTCTTGAGCGAAAGACTGGGCGCAATGGAAGGCTTGGGCTGGACCGCTTGAGGATCAGGTTTAATAGAAGCAGAAGAGGGCTTCTGGGACACTGTAGCGGGGGAGGAAGGTCTGGAACTTGCGGCGGGAGGAAGGTTTGAAAGGAGCCTTGAAGAGGCGGAGGGCGGGTGATGGAGCTCGGGAGTACTGCTAGGAGAGGGCTGTTGCTGTGACTGGGTCTGAGAAGGGACGGGGGTGGAGGTGCCAAGGCGTGCGAGACGCTTGAGACGGATCTGTGGGCGAGTGAGAGGTGTCCTGATCTCAGTGTGTGCTTACCTTGTCAGCATCTGAAAGGTTTGGGTTGTCTGCCATGGTGGGGTGGAGGGGGAGACAGGGGGAGAAGTAGTAGAGTAAGCAGTTCGAGCACTTTATTAATGACGCTTCATAGCAACTAAAGCGGCGGCCACAACGCGACATCCTCGCTTTTCCCACGCTCGCACAATCCACCAAAGTTATTATCGCACAATCCACCACTACTGacaacagcaacaacaaaTACAACCACAGACCACCCGCCTGCATACCATGGCACAAGTCGTACCCTCCCTCGACCACCCATCTTCCTACCGCGATAGCAGGTCAGAGGTATGtatttccttcttcataCGCAGGGAACAGTGCTAATTTCACACCCCAGATTGATCGAGAAACTGAGCGCCGACTTTTGGCCCAGTCGAGCACACTCTACATTGGTAACCTCAGTTTCTACACCACAGAGACCCAAATGTATCAACGTGAGTTTCCAAGGGCCGTTTGGATATGTCCCTTGCTAATGATATGGACTAGTATTCTCGACTTGTGCCAAACCCGAAATCGGCGGAGGTATCAAGAGGTGGGGATTCCCTTTTCCAAACCATATCGCAGTAAGCTCATGCGTTGATTTAGAATTATAATGGGTCTCGACCGGAATACCAAGACGCCGTGTGGTTTCGCTTTCGTCGAGTACTTTCTTCATGAAGAAGCAGTCGACTGTATGCGATACATCTCTGGCACTAAGCTCGATGAGCGAGTAATCAGATGTGATTTGGATCCGGGATACAAAGAGGGAAGACAATTTGGTCGAGGACGAAGTGGTGGACAGGTTCGAGACGAGTTTAGACAAGAGTACGACAGCGGACGAGGTGAGCTTAATTGCTGTTCTAGATACTTTAAAGGGACACTAATGTACAATCATAGGCGGCTGGGGCCATCAACGtttggaggaagaaagaaggaggcAAGAACAAGACAGACTGCGTTCGCAAATGCAGTTCGACACCTATGCTGCTGTTGGTGGCCTTGGTCTTGCAGGCGCCGACGTTCCTCGAGGTGAAGACTTCTTTGCAGACCGACAAAAGCGTGGCAGAAGTGAAGACGAGGAGGAGATTGAAAGACgtgaagatgaaaagcGTTTACGGGGCGAACGAGACGATGAGTAAACATCACAACATCCTGTATAGTAAAGCATGTATCCAGTTATATGCTGCATGACCAAAGCCCATCTATTTCTGTACCCGCGAGTAGATTGGCGACTTCTTTTCGTGGATTTGCGGTTGTCCTTCTGGTGATCCGGGGATGTTTTTAGTGAGACCCTATAAAATTAAAGATAAGCACCATGTCATAGGCTCAGATCACATGCGTCGAAACACTGACAAGCTTTGTAAATACACATTGGTTGAGTGCCTTTTCAGGTTTTCGGCATGCTTGGAAGTACTATTATCAAAATTAGATCTGCTACAATCGCATTGTGTCATGGTTAAATTCCCCCTCACCTGGTTGTTCTTTTCCAAGCATTGCCAATGAGCATCAAACTCAGTCAAACACGTCTCCCTCAACTTGCTAATCCTAAAAAGTAAAGGAACATACTGTCAGCCTCCATCTACGTGCGCGCTCGTATGTCGCAACCCAAGAGACTTACAACTCCTGCGCGCACCGTGTCACCTTTCTGCCTTCCGCCAAACAGTGAGCCGGATCCCTGTTCTCCTGCTTACAAAGCATAAAGTCCTCTGTTGAAATCAGTCACATGCACGAAAACTGCCTTATGCACGACTTACCATTCACCTCCTTGCAGTGTTGACcaatgaagaaggaagcgCTTTTCAAGGGGGCGGAGGTGACGCCCAGCTCGTCGACATGCGGCACATTGGAGGGCAAAGGGTTGGGGTCGGAGTACTGCTTGTCGTGGAGGACGGCGGGGCGGTGTGTGGCCATGGTCGGTGCTGTAGCGGGGGTGGTGCGTTGGATATGGAATGCAGAGATGGTGGTTGGTGGTTGATATTGAGCAGCGACGAAGCCATGTGGCTTTGCGCGCCTGAGGGATATAGGCACGGTATTAATAACGCCGAGGGAGTGTCTGGGAGGTGGCGGTCGACTGTACCGGCTGTACCTGCCTCCACCTTGCGCCTCCACCAGACAAAGAGCAGCGAAGAAAGATTGAGATCGACCTGATAATAGAGCAATATTTTGCCACTCATCTAAAAAAAACCTATCGGTCCTTCATGTCTAGACGTAGCAGAGCAGGTGGAGCAGTCCGTGGCCCTTCGTCTGCTCTTACTTCTTTCCTTGCCGTGCGTCCTCCTTATCTTAAAGTAGCTCGAGAGCGCCGCTCACACCGACTATCGCAGGGCCTCGGTGTTGAACCATCGCATCGTATAAACACTTGGGGAGATCGTTCAGCCGTTGAAACGCCTACCTCTGATGGGCATCATCAACACGCTGACCCGGCCAATGTAGTCACCGATGATAATGTAGAGGCCGGCCCTAGTAGTGTTGGACTGGGCACACCGTCATTTGACGAAGAGGGCGATTTACCTGTTGGGTTCaagagagggagagggacAGATGTGAGAGCATCGATCTTCTCTCAACATGTAAAACAGACATATACTGACAATGTTTTAGAGCGATGAAGATTACAAGATCAAACGTTCTCGAGCCACTTCTATCGATTCAGATGATCTCGATGCAGACGATACTCCCGTGATCAATCACAACGCTCGGACGCCAAAACCAGCCCCCCAATCTTCAACAAATGTGCCTGCTGGTCCCATGAGACCTATAGGAGAGTTTATGGTCTGTGGAGAGTGTACTAAACGGTTTACAGTGGTACGTTTCCTATTATCAGTCAGATTTTACAATGCCTTGACATGATGATGCAGACAGCATACACTAAAGAGCATCCTACCAATGCCCAGACATACCTATGTGTCCAGTGCTGCTACGCGTTAGGAATTGATCCCTTTGCAAAGCCTAAAAAGGCCGCCGCAAAGAAAGCAGTCAAAAAACAGGATAGGGCCAAGATTGTCCACTATGAACAACGACGAGGAGTTAATTCTCTAGGAGACATTTGCATTCAAGTAAATGGTTTTTCAGCTCTACCGTAGATCTCCATCTCTAACTCCAATGCCAGCTTGTAGGCAAATATATTGAGAACGTTGAGCAACTAGGCGACATTGGCAGTATCAACATGGATAAAGTCTGTAGAATTATATGTAAGGGTCGCCGATTGTGAGTACGAAATGGGTGATCCTAGGTCGGATGTAGCTGATGTAGGATAAAGAACGCCTGAAACTGCGTCTTTGTTTTACTCTGTCGAACGCGATTCGTTAGATATGTATGATTGCACTCGTATGTGTACCAAACTTATCTTATCAACATCTAACACGTTTGTAATAGGTCTTACTCCGGAGGCTTTCTTCACTCTGGCAAATCTTTGCCCCAATCTGCAAACATTGCGTCTTGATCTTGTGGGGCAAATGTCTACAGAAGTAGTCCGTCACTGGGCCAACACTTTGAAACAACTCAAGCGGATAGAACTTCACGCCCCCTTTCTTGTGAGGAAGGAAGCCTGGATTGAGTTCTTCCGAGCAGCTGGGGAACGATTGGAAGGTTTTCTTGTAACTCAGTCACCAAGGATTGACAGTGAGACCGTACATGAGTTGGTCAAGAATTGCCCAAATCTGACAGAGCTCAGGCTTTCAGAGATTGGCAAACTTGACAGTGAGATGCTTGAGGAACTTAAGCCTCTCAAGAAGCTCAGGTTCCTTGATATTTCCTCCCCTCCTGATTCCCTGACGGATGATGCCATCATCAACCTGCTTGAAGCCGTAGGCAATTCTATAGAAGATCTTAATCTGGCCGACAACTTTGACTTGACCGACGCCATTCTCCCAGCTATTGCCAAATACTGCCCTCGACTCCATTCATTATCCCTGCGCAACCTCACCGAGCTTACGGACGAAGGCGTCACAGCGTTTTTCGAATCGCTCCAAGCCAAGGATCACCAAGGCCTGCGTTGTATTGATATGGAAAAGGGCCATGAGCTCAGAGATTCTGCTTTGGGAGCTCTGATCGCTCATTCAGGCGAGACTGTAGAGTGGCTGAGCCTCCTCGGTTGGAGGAAAGTGGCGCTCGAAGCATTGAATGCGTTGGTCAAATGCAAGAACCTCAAATATCTGGATGTTGGATGGTGTCGGGCGGTCAATAATTTTTGGGTCAAAGACGTGTTGGACGGATGTCGTGCTATCGAACAAGTCAGAGTTTGGGGTACGTggtcttcttctctctttccgACGCGTTACAGTATCTGATAAACAAGTCAGGCTGCAATGAATTGTCCGATGGTGTGCCCCGAAAGAAAGGAGTGAAAGTGGTCGGGATCGAAACGCATTCAATCTAGAGTCTGAAGTCTTGTAATTTGATAGCATGTATAGATGTTGTTCCCATATGTGTCTTGTGAAATGCATAGTTGCTCGACGAGGATAAAGTGCATGGAACAAGATGCATTCTGCAGTGCCACAGGAATCGGCGATAGAGTTTTATGGTCGACTCGCCACTATAAGCGAGTATCGCCGAAAGGTTCCGCGGTGGAGGTCGCCCTTGGTGGGCATTTTCCAGCTTGTCATAGAATACGCCAGACTTTTCccctctttttttcttccGCTCATATATATCGTGTGTCTTCCTCTTTGCTTTTTCTTTCCACCGAAAAATCAAAACACCATGCTCTCCCTCTCTCGAACACTCCGATCCACTCAGGCCATCAACCCCCTCCGAAGCGTCGCTGTAGGTTCACCCCTTCATTGGCCACTCGAGTCTCCACTGACATTTGCCGCAGAGGACGACTTCCCCCCTCCTCGCTTCCAAGCGATTCAACAGTGGCAAGGTTTCTGGTCCTGTGATTGGGTGAGCGATCATAGAATATGAATATATTCGATTTAATGCTAACGGGCCAAATCAGTATCGATCTTGGTACTACCAACTCTTGTGTTTCGTGAGTGACGCTTAGGTATTTCTAAGACCACGTGTCCGTTTACTAATTTGTATCAGTATCTTCGAGGGTGGCGCTCCCAAGGTGCTTGAAAATTCTGAGGGTGCCCGAACAACTCCTTCCGTCGTTGCTTTCACCAAGGGTGAGTTTTTAAGAGATGGAGAATAAAAAGGAGTAGCGCGCGATGGCGTAGCTGCTTATGAAGTCGTACCGTACTGACTTTCAAACCCTGCGTAGATGGCGAGCGTCTCGTTGGTCAGCCTGCAAGGCGACAGGCGGTCGTTAACGGCGAGAACACCATTTTTGCCACTAAGCGGTAAGTGAAATTGGCTGACTTGAGAGTAGATAGGTCGTTGATGCTGGTTGATCAGATTAATTGGACGAAAGTTCAAGGACGCCGAGGTCCAGAAGGACATCAAGAACGTTCCCTACAAGATTGTTGCTCACACCAACGGTGATGCCTGGGTTGAGGCTCGTGGCGAGAAGTACTCTCCCTCTCAGATCGGTGCTTTCGTTGTCAACAAGATGAAGGACACTGCTTCTGCGTACCTCGGCAAGCCCGTTAAGCATGCCGGTAAGTATACATTTGATTTTGCAGCATCAGTAGCTAACCCTCGTTTTCCAGTCATCACTGTCCCTGCTTACTTCAACGACTCTCAGCGTCAGGCTACCAAGGATGCTGGCTCTATCGCTGGTCTTGAGGTTCTTCGTGTCATCAACGAGCCTACTGCTGCCGCTCTTGCCTATGGTCTCGACAAGAGCGAGTCCTCCGTGATTGCTGTCTACGACTTGGGTGGTGGTACTTTCGATATCTCCATCCTTGAGATGCAGAAGGGTGTTTTCGAGGTCAAGTCTACCAACGGTGACACTCACCTTGGTGGTGAAGACTTCGACATCGCTCTTGTTAACCACATCTTGGCCGAGTTCAAGAAGGAGACAGGTATCGACGTTTCTGGCGACCGAATGGCTATTCAGCGAATTAGGGAGGCTGCCGAGAAGGCCAAGTGCGAGTTGTCTTCTGCCGGTGCCACCGACATTTCTCTTCCTTACATCACTGCTACCGCGGAGGGTCCTCAGCACATCAACCTCAACCTCACCCGTGCTCGTTTCGAATCCATTGTCAAGCCTCTTGTTGACCGAACTATTGAGCCCTGTAAGAAGGCTCTTAGCGACGCTGGTGTCAAGGCTTCTGAGATTAACGACGTCATTCTTGTTGGTGGTATGAGCCGAATGCCCAAGGTCATTGAGACTGTCAAGTCTACTTTCGGTAGGGAGCCTAGCAAGGGTGTCAACCCCGATGAGGCTGTTGCCATCGGTGCCTCCATCCAGGCCGGTGTTCTTGCCGGTAACGTCACCGACATTCTCCTTCTTGATGTCACCCCTCTTTCCCTTGG contains the following coding sequences:
- a CDS encoding uncharacterized protein (Similar to TIGR gene model, INSD accession AAW46468.1) — encoded protein: MVKLPSAARIRSLATTPATATRAFATVNPTPPAAQPAKSKRRFEKLDDGLTFDDFLSGDVPPENERVVLGNTKQPRLPSFLKHPIATGASYSGIKKELRGLGLHTVCEEAKCPNIGECWGGGKGNATATIMLMGDQCTRGCRFCSVKTSKAPPPLDVHEPENTAEAISRWGLGYIVLTSVDRDDLVDGGAAHIASTISKIKQKAPNILVEALTPDFATKGVEVVHTVAASGLDVFAHNVETVERCTPFVRDRRAGFNQSLKVLEEAKKGARAAGREILTKSSIMLGVGEMEEEIHETLRRLRESDVDVVTFGQYMRPTKRHMKVDRYVEPEEFAKWKEVAEGMGFLYVASGPLVRSSYKAGEFFIENVLKKRRAAAAEHVASQLSTQPPSEVAAKV
- a CDS encoding Ubiquitin chain assembly factor, putative; Ufd2p (Similar to TIGR gene model, INSD accession AAW46464.1), which codes for MSRCGRRFSCYEASLIKCSNCLLYYFSPCLPLHPTMADNPNLSDADKIRLKRLARLGTSTPVPSQTQSQQQPSPSSTPELHHPPSASSRLLSNLPPAASSRPSSPATVSQKPSSASIKPDPQAVQPKPSIAPSLSLKRPSSASTPRDEPVGPRIVHTKPIQPLVKAEYKAWETEKVGQIFAVTLNKQKAQETDWFLCWLKDLEQELNEENYPPPLKTDIELADRLLIARLSMDPTLMAQSDDPDVLTILAGLPQNETVFEYLAGCWKRLYQASRDANRYAFSEDEKSQWSKSVDKIKGLVVSYCGMTIEDPTMFPQPAEKPLGAAEFLPLLLSVYQPSSGDLLVSTSSAPAPLPGPLQPNDLLPFLQDLAAGFDNDTLKDVITPTLSLFFQEWFKITPTPDIMGAEWRRYLGAMNLLVQVKPIAALLPTLPIWLAPNVTAPKLEWQSLLGPLTRLNVFPREFPEIWKTYFSNPTERKKEDIDANKSNLRFTLGSLHSSLFNVYNAIVRASPDAREGVLDFFTLALRLNEKRAGMRVDPRTVSSDGYMINLQVVLLKLFEPVMDARFSKIDKVDPEYYKSSKRIDISEETKIRGAKEEADAYFGSAMDVDTKPNFISDLFFLLNSYLHLGVVKTISTRIRAEKNLSEMEKELKRIEASTGDWANNPVLQAQGEATIKKLKSDMSVLHASIHAYDTQLLDRDTIRMVVSFLSFVMTWLIRLVDPNHQYPSSPLTLPLPKEAPMAFRMLPEFFIENIAEYFEFLAKYDPDALDDVDKDIFITFAITFLSPNYVNNPFLKAKLVTIISYGLYPMGYWRNGPLFDRLSILSIATVHLMPTLIRFFIDVEITGGHTQFWDKFNFRRDIGHIFKAMWTNPLHREAFVKSRHDDFDQFIRFVNMLMSDTTFHLEESLTGLAKIGQIESQKANTASWEALPQSEREDLEGQLRQAEGSVPWHTQMGLSNVKLIRDFTATTREPFVAPEIVDRLAASLDENLTALVGPKMSDLKVSNPDKYYFKPKDLLAAIAQIYLNLSVESEFIRAVANDGRSYSKDLFMKFARTLKHRAIMTEGEVAEVVSFTQKIEDMKATISMEDEREIPDEFLDPLLSTLMKDPVILPVSRVTIDRGTIRTVLLSKEVDPFNNVPLKYEDCIPDTELKAKIDAWLAEGNTKQADSVMNVDQL
- a CDS encoding 20 kDa nuclear cap binding protein (ncbp), putative (Similar to SGTC gene model, INSD accession EAL18762.1), with protein sequence MAQVVPSLDHPSSYRDSRSEIDRETERRLLAQSSTLYIGNLSFYTTETQMYQLFSTCAKPEIGGGIKRIIMGLDRNTKTPCGFAFVEYFLHEEAVDCMRYISGTKLDERVIRCDLDPGYKEGRQFGRGRSGGQVRDEFRQEYDSGRGGWGHQRLEEERRRQEQDRLRSQMQFDTYAAVGGLGLAGADVPRGEDFFADRQKRGRSEDEEEIERREDEKRLRGERDDE
- a CDS encoding uncharacterized protein (Similar to TIGR gene model, INSD accession AAW46694.1); amino-acid sequence: MATHRPAVLHDKQYSDPNPLPSNVPHVDELGVTSAPLKSASFFIGQHCKEVNEDFMLCKQENRDPAHCLAEGRKVTRCAQELISKLRETCLTEFDAHWQCLEKNNQYFQACRKPEKALNQCVFTKLGLTKNIPGSPEGQPQIHEKKSPIYSRVQK